From Luteitalea sp., the proteins below share one genomic window:
- the nuoH gene encoding NADH-quinone oxidoreductase subunit NuoH has translation MNSALIAHLILIVVVFFALQISAAVLVYFERKIAAWAQQRLGPYRVGPRGVLQPLADIVKLLFKEELRPKAADPWIFYLAPILSATAAFAAFAVVPFGGETTLFGLLDEPIRLQVADVNVALLVVFAITSMGVYGIVLAGWSSNSKYSLLGGLRSAAQMISYELSYALALASVLVLANSLSLREIVESQAGHWFGLIPKWYVFLAPVGFIVYMIAGVAETNRAPFDFPEAEQELVAGYHTEYSSMSFALFFLAEYVNMVTVSAVAVSLFLGGWFDPFGVTPEWLAWVWFLIKVSALLFFYIWMRWTLPRYRYDQLMAFGWKVLLPVATLNLLAVAGLVVWLES, from the coding sequence ATGAATTCGGCCCTCATCGCCCATCTCATTCTCATCGTCGTCGTCTTCTTCGCGTTGCAGATTTCGGCGGCCGTCCTGGTCTACTTCGAGCGCAAGATCGCGGCGTGGGCGCAGCAGCGTCTTGGGCCGTATCGCGTGGGGCCGCGCGGTGTGCTCCAGCCGCTGGCCGATATCGTCAAGTTGCTGTTCAAGGAGGAGCTGCGGCCGAAAGCGGCCGATCCGTGGATCTTCTACCTGGCCCCGATCCTCTCCGCGACGGCGGCGTTCGCGGCGTTCGCGGTCGTGCCGTTCGGCGGTGAGACGACGCTCTTCGGCCTGCTCGACGAGCCGATTCGCTTGCAGGTCGCCGACGTCAACGTGGCGTTGCTCGTGGTCTTTGCGATCACGTCGATGGGCGTGTACGGCATCGTGCTCGCGGGCTGGAGCTCGAACTCCAAGTACTCGCTGCTCGGCGGCTTGCGGAGCGCGGCACAGATGATCAGCTACGAGCTCTCGTACGCGCTGGCGCTCGCGTCCGTGCTGGTGCTGGCCAACTCCTTGTCGCTGCGGGAGATCGTCGAGAGCCAAGCTGGCCACTGGTTCGGTCTGATTCCGAAGTGGTACGTGTTTCTCGCCCCGGTCGGATTCATCGTGTATATGATTGCCGGCGTTGCAGAGACCAACCGCGCGCCATTCGACTTCCCAGAAGCGGAGCAGGAGCTGGTCGCTGGCTACCACACCGAGTACAGCAGCATGAGCTTCGCGCTCTTCTTCTTGGCCGAGTACGTGAACATGGTGACCGTCTCGGCCGTCGCCGTGAGCCTGTTTCTCGGTGGCTGGTTCGATCCGTTTGGCGTGACGCCCGAGTGGCTCGCCTGGGTGTGGTTCCTGATCAAGGTCTCGGCGCTGCTGTTCTTCTACATTTGGATGCGGTGGACGCTCCCGCGGTATCGCTACGACCAGCTCATGGCGTTTGGCTGGAAGGTCCTGCTCCCCGTAGCCACGCTCAATCTGTTGGCTGTGGCGGGGCTGGTCGTGTGGCTAGAGAGTTAA
- a CDS encoding NADH-quinone oxidoreductase subunit J, giving the protein MDIWLFYLFALIIVGASLGVIGQRSPMHSVLFLILSFGALAALYVQLDSPFAAVAQIIIYAGAIMVLFLFVVMLLNASHEEDDPRARAPVPIGVKVSGCLLALVLLVELAWAVTSVGRPVVEKEAASADTVSSVHEIGRVLFTEYAFAFEVTSILILVAMLGAVVLAKRKV; this is encoded by the coding sequence GTGGACATCTGGCTCTTTTATCTCTTCGCGCTGATTATCGTCGGCGCGTCGCTTGGCGTGATCGGGCAGCGTAGCCCGATGCACAGCGTGCTGTTCCTCATTCTGTCGTTCGGGGCGCTCGCGGCGCTCTACGTGCAGCTCGATTCACCCTTCGCCGCGGTGGCACAGATCATCATCTATGCCGGCGCCATCATGGTGCTGTTTCTGTTCGTCGTGATGCTGCTCAACGCGTCGCACGAAGAGGATGATCCGCGTGCGCGCGCGCCGGTGCCGATAGGGGTGAAGGTGAGCGGATGCCTACTGGCACTGGTGCTGCTGGTCGAGCTCGCGTGGGCCGTCACGAGCGTGGGGCGGCCGGTGGTGGAGAAGGAGGCGGCCAGCGCCGACACGGTGTCGTCGGTCCACGAGATTGGGCGAGTGCTCTTCACCGAGTACGCCTTCGCCTTCGAGGTCACCTCCATCCTGATTCTCGTGGCGATGCTCGGCGCGGTCGTGTTGGCGAAGCGAAAGGTCTGA
- the nuoK gene encoding NADH-quinone oxidoreductase subunit NuoK: MVTLNHYLILSAVLFAIGTCGVFLRRNVITLLLSIEIMLNAVNLTFVAVGRYLGSVDGQIIVFFVMTVAAAEAAVGLALVISLFRHGETLSPDAYSSLKW; the protein is encoded by the coding sequence ATGGTCACACTCAATCATTACCTGATCCTGTCCGCGGTGCTGTTCGCGATCGGCACGTGCGGCGTGTTCCTCCGGCGAAACGTCATCACGCTGCTGTTGTCGATCGAGATCATGCTGAACGCGGTCAATTTGACGTTCGTGGCTGTTGGGCGCTACCTGGGCTCGGTCGATGGTCAGATCATCGTGTTCTTCGTGATGACCGTGGCCGCCGCGGAGGCGGCGGTGGGCCTCGCCCTCGTCATCTCGCTCTTCAGGCACGGAGAGACGTTGAGCCCAGATGCGTACAGCTCGCTGAAATGGTAG
- the nuoL gene encoding NADH-quinone oxidoreductase subunit L — MLALIPLFPLIGFIINALIGRRLSKAVSGGLACVAMLVSFGVAVIVFLRLLGLPPEARVVDETVFTWITSGRFQAPLTLRLDPLSALMCLVVTGIGFLIHVYSTAYMHEETDAEYARYFSYLNLFAAFMLLLVLGANLLVMFIGWEGVGLCSYLLIGYWFKKQSATDAGKKAFIVNRVGDMAFIVGMCLAFAHFGTLDFRAMAGAVAGLPPEVTWGVLSTITLLFFIGATGKSAQIPLYVWLPDAMEGPTPVSALIHAATMVTAGVYMIGRTAVLYTHAPLTMEVVAVIGVATALVAGTIGLAQNDIKRVLAYSTVSQLGYMFLAMGVGAFAAGIFHLFTHAFFKALMFLGSGAVIHALHGEQDMRKMGGLRRALPITYWTFLIGALAIAGVPGLSGFFSKDEILFRTFEGGHRMLWLVGTATALLTAVYMFRLIYLTFHGESRHETAQEAHGAGHGQASHAHGGHLHDAPAAMAIPLVLLAIGSVAAGYVGVPHALGGSNHIEAFLEPSFSAPAALVEGVPTHAVSPVAGEPAHAPAEAHGAEHPDTALELTLMMTSIAIALIGIGLATLVWLTRPHTAAVIAARVPWLHRLLLNKWYVDELYDATIVQPIKHGSGAGLWKGVDVGLIDGAVNGTGWLVRGSAGGLRLAQSGSVRTYAAAFVIGTVLVIAFYLVR, encoded by the coding sequence ATGCTCGCGCTCATCCCACTCTTCCCGTTGATCGGGTTCATCATCAACGCCCTCATCGGGCGGCGCCTGTCCAAGGCGGTGTCGGGCGGCCTGGCGTGTGTCGCCATGCTCGTCTCGTTTGGCGTGGCGGTCATCGTGTTCTTGCGCCTGCTGGGCTTGCCGCCGGAAGCACGTGTCGTCGACGAGACCGTCTTCACATGGATCACATCGGGCCGATTCCAGGCGCCGTTGACGTTGCGCCTGGATCCGCTCTCGGCGCTGATGTGCCTCGTCGTGACCGGCATTGGGTTTCTCATCCATGTCTACTCGACGGCGTACATGCACGAGGAAACGGACGCTGAGTACGCGCGCTATTTCTCGTACTTGAATTTGTTTGCCGCCTTCATGCTTCTCCTCGTGCTGGGCGCGAACCTGCTGGTGATGTTCATCGGTTGGGAGGGCGTCGGGCTCTGCTCGTATCTGCTGATCGGGTATTGGTTCAAGAAGCAGTCGGCCACCGACGCCGGCAAGAAGGCCTTCATCGTCAATCGCGTCGGCGACATGGCGTTCATCGTGGGGATGTGCCTCGCGTTTGCCCACTTCGGCACGCTCGACTTTCGGGCGATGGCCGGTGCGGTTGCTGGGCTCCCTCCCGAGGTGACGTGGGGCGTGCTCTCGACAATCACGCTCTTGTTCTTCATCGGTGCGACAGGAAAGTCTGCGCAGATTCCGCTGTATGTCTGGTTGCCGGACGCGATGGAGGGCCCGACGCCCGTGTCGGCGCTCATTCACGCCGCCACGATGGTGACGGCGGGCGTCTACATGATCGGACGCACTGCCGTCCTCTACACCCACGCGCCGCTCACGATGGAGGTGGTGGCCGTCATTGGCGTGGCGACGGCGCTCGTGGCGGGCACGATCGGCCTCGCACAGAACGACATCAAGCGGGTCCTCGCCTATTCGACCGTCTCGCAGCTTGGCTACATGTTCCTCGCCATGGGGGTCGGCGCGTTTGCGGCTGGTATCTTCCATCTGTTCACGCACGCCTTCTTCAAGGCCTTGATGTTCCTCGGCTCGGGCGCCGTCATCCACGCGCTGCACGGGGAGCAGGACATGCGAAAGATGGGCGGCCTGCGTCGGGCGCTGCCGATTACCTACTGGACATTTCTCATCGGCGCGCTCGCCATCGCGGGCGTCCCCGGCTTGTCCGGGTTTTTCAGCAAGGACGAAATCCTGTTCCGGACATTCGAGGGGGGGCACCGCATGCTGTGGCTGGTCGGCACGGCAACGGCGCTCCTGACCGCCGTTTACATGTTTCGTCTCATCTATCTGACCTTCCACGGTGAGTCGCGTCACGAGACGGCGCAAGAGGCCCACGGCGCGGGGCACGGTCAGGCAAGTCACGCGCACGGCGGCCACCTGCACGATGCGCCGGCGGCCATGGCGATTCCTCTGGTGCTCTTGGCGATTGGCTCGGTGGCGGCCGGTTACGTCGGTGTGCCCCATGCCCTGGGCGGTAGCAACCACATCGAGGCGTTCTTGGAGCCCAGCTTCAGCGCCCCGGCGGCGCTGGTGGAAGGCGTGCCCACGCACGCGGTGTCGCCGGTGGCCGGAGAGCCGGCTCATGCGCCGGCCGAGGCACACGGCGCCGAACATCCCGACACCGCGCTCGAGCTCACGCTCATGATGACGTCGATTGCCATCGCCCTCATCGGCATTGGCCTCGCCACGCTGGTGTGGTTGACCCGGCCGCACACGGCCGCCGTCATTGCGGCGCGCGTCCCTTGGTTGCATCGGCTGTTGTTGAACAAGTGGTACGTCGACGAGCTCTACGATGCCACCATCGTGCAGCCGATCAAGCACGGCTCGGGCGCGGGGCTCTGGAAAGGTGTCGATGTCGGTCTGATCGATGGTGCCGTCAACGGGACGGGTTGGCTTGTGCGCGGCAGCGCGGGCGGCCTGCGTCTGGCGCAAAGTGGCTCGGTGCGCACCTACGCCGCTGCGTTCGTCATCGGGACGGTGCTGGTGATTGCGTTTTATCTGGTGCGGTAA